The Peribacillus muralis DNA segment GCCTGATTGGATAGCAAGTGGAATTGCAAAAACCTTAATGATGGTTCTTCCAATTTAGTTTATAATTAAGAGATAATAATGATTTGGAAGGATATTCATTTTGGAAAATAAAAAACCTTGGTATTTAAGAAAAAAAATCCTATATTTTATTTGCATAGTAACACCACCAATTGGATATATTGTATTGGTTACTAATTTAAAAAAATTTAAACAAGAAGAAAAAATTAATTTCCTTACTATCTCAACTATTATGACAGCTATATGGGTATTGAAATTTTTACCTAAAAATATAGAATTATATGTATGGTGCTTGATACTAGCTATAATAATTGGGAATTTTATCCTAAAACATTTTAAAAGGACGAAGTAAAAATGTTAGAGAATACTAGTGTAGGATACATAGTTGCTTGTATTTCAGTTACATTATGGGGAGTGTTTTGCTTTTTAGTCCTATTACTTCTATTCGCTTATGTTTTAGAGATGAAAATTTAAGGCCTAGTTTTTTTCTTAATGTTTTCTTTAGATATGTTGTAGGTATTATTTTCCCTATTGTCATATGGATATTGTATTTTAAATTTGTTTACTAATTTTTGTATTGTTGTAATTTAAAGGGGACAGCTAACCTATAAATTACGGGAGATTATAGAAGAAGAGACAAAGGTTGCTTTATATCCGATGTTAGAATTCATTGCACACAAAATTATCCATTACCAACAATGGCTAGAAAACAGGGAACTGAATGGGAAGAAGCAGAAGAAAAAGGGTATAAACTTGTTGATTCGTATGAAGAAACCATTAACTCTATTATGAATTTTTATATCGAATTCTGAATGAACTATCGGGTACGTTAGCTTAAGAGCTGTCTATACGGCAGCTTTTTTTTATGGAACTAAAAGGGGAGGATAGTCTAACAATCAATTTGGATAAAGGAGGTTATAAATTGTTAAAGTCTTTGCAAATAATTTTATCCATAACAGTCACTGCACTTGCAGGACATGTATTGATTACTGGTGATTTTAAGTTTCAACCATATATGATGTTGTTTTTTGGTTTAACGATGTTGGTAATGGGATTAAGAGAATTTCAAAAGGGACAAAAAGGTTACGGCTGGCTAAGTATAGTTTTATTTATATTTAGTATATTTGTATCAATCCAAAGTTTCTTATTGAAGTAACGCGTGCGTTAGCTGAAGATCAGAGCTGTCTATACGGCAGCTTTTCTTTATGGAACTATCAGGGCAGATTAGTTCAAGCGTGCATATGGAGTTGTTCAACAATTGGACCAATTATTGAAGAGTAGTCTTGTTTAGAATGAGTATATTTGAAATAATTGGAGCTTGATAAAAAAAAAGAGTTTTTGTAGGTGGTGATTCGTTCGTGGAGAGTGTTTTCGTAAAGTTAATTTTAGTTTTATCTATTTTTGGACTTTTTCTCTTTTTCATTAATAAAGTTTTGAGAAAATGGCTTAATGTTGAAAAGAAAAAATTTTTTTCCTATGGCCATGTAAATGATAAACACAAAAAAATTGATTGGACAATTAGAATCATTTTTATTGTCTTTATGTTTATCGGTGTTTTCACTAACGTCAAACGTGACCCTTTAGAGCATATTTGGTTTTTGGAAACGCAGATCCTTCTGTTTGTTTTTATAATTGCACTTGAAACAGCTAGAGTAATTATGGAGAAGAGATATGCAGAAAATAGAAATGATTATATTTTTTCAACTATTCAATTAGCGATAATATTAATATTTTTACTTTCAGTGTTTACGACTGATTTTTTTGGATTGTTGAAATGGTAAAAAATCTATCTTCAGAAACCGGGGGCGCGATTCTTGAATGAAGTTCGCCTTTCTTAA contains these protein-coding regions:
- a CDS encoding YczI family protein; this encodes MLKSLQIILSITVTALAGHVLITGDFKFQPYMMLFFGLTMLVMGLREFQKGQKGYGWLSIVLFIFSIFVSIQSFLLK
- a CDS encoding DUF4181 domain-containing protein, whose product is MESVFVKLILVLSIFGLFLFFINKVLRKWLNVEKKKFFSYGHVNDKHKKIDWTIRIIFIVFMFIGVFTNVKRDPLEHIWFLETQILLFVFIIALETARVIMEKRYAENRNDYIFSTIQLAIILIFLLSVFTTDFFGLLKW